The following coding sequences are from one Opitutales bacterium window:
- a CDS encoding phosphopantothenoylcysteine decarboxylase, with translation MRCLITAGPTREYIDPVRFLSNPSSGKMGFALAEAALEIGWTVDLVSGPSTLVEPSEVIRYPVETGDEMFDAVDALFDACDVFISTAAVMDFRPVQRFEQKVKKNEASLTIELEPTRDILATMSARKKDQLMVGFAAESHDVEKFACEKLIKKDLDYVVGNQITGPDTAFANDDNSVVLIDRAGTMRIFERTGKHALARRLITIFRDDVISAK, from the coding sequence ATGCGATGTCTTATCACAGCAGGCCCCACCCGCGAATATATTGATCCGGTCCGATTTCTCAGTAACCCGTCTTCGGGTAAGATGGGGTTTGCCCTCGCTGAGGCGGCGCTGGAGATCGGGTGGACTGTCGATCTAGTGAGTGGACCGTCCACCCTGGTGGAGCCTTCTGAAGTGATCCGATATCCGGTAGAAACAGGCGATGAGATGTTTGACGCTGTGGATGCTTTGTTTGACGCCTGCGATGTGTTCATTTCAACGGCTGCGGTGATGGATTTTCGTCCGGTGCAGCGCTTTGAGCAGAAGGTCAAAAAGAATGAGGCTTCGCTGACTATAGAGTTAGAACCCACGCGCGATATCTTAGCGACGATGTCGGCGCGCAAAAAAGATCAGCTTATGGTGGGTTTTGCGGCAGAGTCGCACGATGTAGAGAAATTTGCCTGTGAGAAACTTATCAAAAAAGACCTCGATTATGTGGTGGGCAATCAGATTACCGGGCCAGACACAGCCTTTGCAAATGACGATAACTCTGTGGTTTTGATAGATAGAGCGGGTACCATGCGTATCTTTGAGCGTACAGGAAAGCATGCTTTGGCGCGACGACTCATCACCATTTTTAGAGATGATGTTATCTCTGCGAAGTGA